TGGTCGGGGTGGCGGTGCTGGTGGCTACAGCCTACCCGGAAGAAAAACTCGTGAAAAATTATACCTCCCTGCTGGTGCTTGAAAAAATCGACGCCGAACGAGGCGAGGTAAGGCTGAAACCGGTCAAAATTCCAATAAAAAAAGAAGGAGTTTAAAATTTTTTATAGAATTTTTATAAAAATATATAACCGGGGAGGTTCAATGTCTTGGAGGTCACCGATGTCCGTATAAAAAGGGTGGAGAATGAGGGCAGGATGAAGGCTATAGTCTCGGTAACTTTTGACGACGAATTTGTGGTCCACGACATACGGATTATAGAAGGAGACAAAGGCCTCTTCATAGCCATGCCCAGCCGTAAGACTTCGAGCGGACACTTCAGAGATGTGGCTCACCCGATAAATTCGGCCGCGAGGGCCAAAATCGAGGAAGCAGTACTGAAGCAATACAACGGTGAGGATAGCAAGTAGATATAGGGCAGATCCTGTCCTATATTTTTTCTTTTATAAAGAGGATTTCATTAAAAAAATGTCGAAATATGAGTAGGGTTTCGGCCTGTTTTATGTTAAAATATGGGAGGTAGCAAACAATGGATTTTACGGCGGTTATTCTCGCTGCCGGTGAAGGTACGAGAATGAAATCCAACACCCCAAAGGTGCTGCATAAAGTATGCGGAATTCCCATGCTGGGACACGTAGTTTCGGCCGCCAGGGGCGCCGGTGCAAAGAGGATAGTTGTGGTCGTGGGCAGGGGTTCCGATGAGGTAAAAAGGGCTTTCGAAGGGGAAGAAGTGGAATTCGTACTGCAGGCCGAGCAAAAGGGCACCGGCCATGCCCTGAAACAGGCACAGGAGGCTGTAAAAGGCGAAGCTGCCATTCTGGTGCTCTACGGGGATATGCCCCTGGTGAAGAGCGAGACCCTCAGGGCTATGGCCGATTTTCACTGGAAAAACGGGGCAACCGCCACGGTTATGACGGCGAGGGTAAAAGATCCTACAGGGTACGGCCGGATAATAAGGAAGGGCCTTGAGGTTCTGGCGATAAGGGAGGAAAAGGACGCCACGCCGGAAGAAAAGGCCATCGACGAGATTAACTCGGGGATATACTTCTTTCAGGCTGAAAAGGTCTTTGATGCATTGAACCAGGTAAATAATAACAACAAGCAGGGAGAATACTATCTAACGGACGTGATAGAAATCTTAAACGCCGGGAAGGAAAAGGTGCTGGCCTACGAGGTACAGGACCCCGACGAGGTTCAGGGCGTCAACGACAGGTTTCAGCTCTCGGTCGCCCAGGCCATTATGCAGAGGAGGATAATTCACCGCCTGATGGCTCAGGGCGTAACATTTTTGAGTCCCGAGACCTGTGTGGTCGACGCCGGAGTAAAGATAGGAAGGGATACGGTAATTTACCCGGGCGTCTTCCTGGAAGGCGATACCTGGATAGGCGAGGGCTGCACGATAATTGGTACAAGCCGCATAATAGACTCCCGAATCGGCAACGGCGTGGAAATAACCATGTGCCACATTCAGGAGAGCGTAGTAGAGGACGGCGTAAAGATCGGACCTTTTGCCAACCTGCGGCCCGGTTCTCACGTAATGGCGGGTGCCAAGATAGGGGACTTCGTCGAGGTTAAAAACAGCAGGGTCGGCGAGGGTTCAAAGATACCGCATCTTGCGTACGTGGGCGACGCCGAGATAGGCCGCAGGGTAAACATCGGCGCCGGAGTGATTTTCGTAAATTACGATGGATTCGAAAAGCACCGGACGGTGGTCGAGGACGACGCCTTTATAGGATGCAATTCCAACCTCATAGCCCCGGTTACCATAGGGGCAGGTTCCTATGTGGCCGCCGGTTCCACGATCAACATGGACGTGGAAAAGGGCGCCCTGGCCATTGCCCGGGAACGGCAGGTGAATAAGCCGGAATGGGTGGAAAAAAGGCGAAGAAAACGCGAAGGAGGAGACAAAACCGATGGAAAACAGGCTTGAGATTTTTACGGGCAATGCTAATCCTGAGCTTGCCCGGGAGATTGCCCGGAACCTTGGGATCATGGTTGGGGACGCCGTCGTAAACACCTTCAGCGACGGAGAGATCCAGGTCAAGATAAATGAAAGCGTAAGGGGCGCCGACGTTTTCGTGATCCAGCCCTTGTCTTATCCGGTCAACGACCACCTAATGGAACTCCTCATAATGCTGGACGCCCTCAAGAGGGCTTCGGCCTGGCGCATTACCGCCGTCATGCCCTATTACGGTTATGCCCGCCAGGACAGAAAGATCCGGGCCCGCGATCCCATTACGGCCAAGCTGGTGGCCGACCTGATTTCCACCGCGGGAGCCCATAGGGTGCTGACTATGGACCTGCACGCCGGACAGATTCAGGGATTTTTCAACTTCCCCGTAGACCACCTGATGGCGGTGCCGATTCTGGCGGATTATTTCAGGAAAAAGGAGTTGGAGGACCCGGTGGTGGTATCCCCGGACCTGGGCGGCGTTACCAGAGCCAGGGAGTTGGCAAACAGGATAGGGGCATCCATCGCCATAATAGACAAGCGCAGGCCCGAGCCCAATAAGGCCGAGGTCATGAACATCATAGGCGATATCAGGAATAAAACAGTTATAATGATAGACGATATGATAGATACGGCTGGGACCATCACCCTGGGGGCCCAGGCGCTGCTGGACAAGGGTGCCAAAGAGGTATACGCCTGCTGTACCCACCCGGTGCTCTCCGGTCCGGCCATAGAAAGGCTCAACGCATCGCCGATTAAGGAAGTGGTGGTGACCAACACCATACCGCTCAGAGATCACCAGAAAATAGAGAAAATAACAGTGCTGTCGGTGGCGCCGCTTTTTGCCGAGGCCATAAGGCGCATACACCTGCACCAGTCGGTGAGCACACTTTTTGATTGATATTGATTTGTGGCGATAAAAAGGTTATACTAATGTTCGTAATTTTAGAAAGGAGGAATAAAGTTGGCTCAGGTTACTCTTACAGCTGAAGAAAGAAAACTCGCCGGGAAAGGTACTCTGAACGAACTTCGTAGAAACGGAAAAGTGCCCGCCGTATTTTACGGTAAGAACATAGAGAACAGGACCATCGCCGTGGATGCCAAGGAATTACACAAGTTACTCAAGACCCACGGAGAAGGCGTACTTATCGACCTGGTTCTGGGCGGGGAAAAGCACACGGTAATCATAAAAGAGATCCAGAGGGATGCACTCAAAGGCGACATCACCCATGTGGATTTCTTCAGGGTATCCATGACCGAGAAAATCGAGGTGGACCTGCCCATTGTGCTCAAGGGCGAACCCGAGGGCGTCAAGGCCGGTGGAGTTCTGCAGCACCAGCTGCACGAGCTGACCATAGAAGCCCTTCCGGCCGATATTCCGGAGCAAATCGAGGTAGACATCTCTCACCTCCAGATCGGCGATGTGCTCATGGTGAAGGATATCAAGCTGAGCGATAAAATTACGGTAATTGATGATCCGGGAGAAGTGGTGGTTACCGTGCTTGCCCCGACGAGCGGAGAAGAGCTCGAGTCCACCGCCGGCGAGACTAACGAACCCGAAGTAGTGGCAAAAGGCAAGGAGAAAGAGGGAGAATAATTTTGGCGCAACGCATGTTGCGCTTTTCTTTTCCCGGAGGTGAGGATATTGTTTCTAATAGTAGGCCTGGGGAATCCGGGCAGGGAATACGAAGAAACACGCCACAACGTGGGCTTTATGGTGCTGGACAGCCTGGCGGCCGAGCTGGGTATAAAAGTCGATAAGGTAAAATTCAAGGGTCTTTTAGGAGAAGGAGTTTACGAAGGTAAAAAACTCCTGCTCTTAAAGCCCATGACCTACATGAACAATTCCGGCCAGAGCGTGGTCGAAGCCGTGAAGTTCTATAAAATACCTCCCGAGAACCTGGTGGTGATCTACGACGATATGGATCTGCCCGTGGGGAGGCTGAGGGTCCGGGGAAGCGGCAGCTCGGGCGGCCAAAAGGGGATGGAATCCATAATATACCACATCGCCACCGAGGGCTTCCCGCGGATAAGGATAGGCATAGGGAGGCCGAAGGGTGACGTGATCAACCACGTGCTGGGCAGGTTCGACAAGGAAGAGAGAAAGAAGATTGACGCCGTTATCGACGCCGCGGTGGGAGCCGCCCTTACGATAGTGCAACACGGCGTGCAGGAGGCCATGAACCGGTATAACGGTTTCGAAGCGTAAAACCTGCCGTGTGGCATATAACAGTAACGATCGGGGCAGATTAAAGCATGAGGGAAATAAATACGGCACACGGGAGGTAATGCTTTTGACGAAACTGAGGTCTTTTCTCTTAGGCGTAGGGGCTGCGGCGCTGGCTTACGGGCTTTTAACACGCCGAAAGAGAGCGGTGGCGGAAATAGAAACGGACGCCGAGGGAGGCATAAGGGTTCGCCCCATTAAAAGGGTGGAACTCGTAACTCCCGGCTTGGGTCAGGCATACCGCGGGGTGAATCCCGAGGAGCAGGGGCTTGTGAGACTTTCAGACGAATTGAGCAACCTGAAAGATGCCATTACCAGGCTGCAAAGCGAAATAGAAGAACTCAAGAAAAAATAGAGCTTA
The DNA window shown above is from Thermosediminibacter oceani DSM 16646 and carries:
- the spoVG gene encoding septation regulator SpoVG, which encodes MEVTDVRIKRVENEGRMKAIVSVTFDDEFVVHDIRIIEGDKGLFIAMPSRKTSSGHFRDVAHPINSAARAKIEEAVLKQYNGEDSK
- the glmU gene encoding bifunctional UDP-N-acetylglucosamine diphosphorylase/glucosamine-1-phosphate N-acetyltransferase GlmU, which produces MDFTAVILAAGEGTRMKSNTPKVLHKVCGIPMLGHVVSAARGAGAKRIVVVVGRGSDEVKRAFEGEEVEFVLQAEQKGTGHALKQAQEAVKGEAAILVLYGDMPLVKSETLRAMADFHWKNGATATVMTARVKDPTGYGRIIRKGLEVLAIREEKDATPEEKAIDEINSGIYFFQAEKVFDALNQVNNNNKQGEYYLTDVIEILNAGKEKVLAYEVQDPDEVQGVNDRFQLSVAQAIMQRRIIHRLMAQGVTFLSPETCVVDAGVKIGRDTVIYPGVFLEGDTWIGEGCTIIGTSRIIDSRIGNGVEITMCHIQESVVEDGVKIGPFANLRPGSHVMAGAKIGDFVEVKNSRVGEGSKIPHLAYVGDAEIGRRVNIGAGVIFVNYDGFEKHRTVVEDDAFIGCNSNLIAPVTIGAGSYVAAGSTINMDVEKGALAIARERQVNKPEWVEKRRRKREGGDKTDGKQA
- a CDS encoding ribose-phosphate diphosphokinase; translated protein: MENRLEIFTGNANPELAREIARNLGIMVGDAVVNTFSDGEIQVKINESVRGADVFVIQPLSYPVNDHLMELLIMLDALKRASAWRITAVMPYYGYARQDRKIRARDPITAKLVADLISTAGAHRVLTMDLHAGQIQGFFNFPVDHLMAVPILADYFRKKELEDPVVVSPDLGGVTRARELANRIGASIAIIDKRRPEPNKAEVMNIIGDIRNKTVIMIDDMIDTAGTITLGAQALLDKGAKEVYACCTHPVLSGPAIERLNASPIKEVVVTNTIPLRDHQKIEKITVLSVAPLFAEAIRRIHLHQSVSTLFD
- a CDS encoding 50S ribosomal protein L25/general stress protein Ctc yields the protein MAQVTLTAEERKLAGKGTLNELRRNGKVPAVFYGKNIENRTIAVDAKELHKLLKTHGEGVLIDLVLGGEKHTVIIKEIQRDALKGDITHVDFFRVSMTEKIEVDLPIVLKGEPEGVKAGGVLQHQLHELTIEALPADIPEQIEVDISHLQIGDVLMVKDIKLSDKITVIDDPGEVVVTVLAPTSGEELESTAGETNEPEVVAKGKEKEGE
- the pth gene encoding aminoacyl-tRNA hydrolase, encoding MFLIVGLGNPGREYEETRHNVGFMVLDSLAAELGIKVDKVKFKGLLGEGVYEGKKLLLLKPMTYMNNSGQSVVEAVKFYKIPPENLVVIYDDMDLPVGRLRVRGSGSSGGQKGMESIIYHIATEGFPRIRIGIGRPKGDVINHVLGRFDKEERKKIDAVIDAAVGAALTIVQHGVQEAMNRYNGFEA